The Musa acuminata AAA Group cultivar baxijiao chromosome BXJ3-6, Cavendish_Baxijiao_AAA, whole genome shotgun sequence region AATTTATACATAGTatcaattttctttttcaaaatatttattcgCTCAGCCCTTTGTCACTTATCATGCTTTCGCCTTGAACATCCATCACCTGTAGCATAGGTGCAATCATACATAAGGTACACAAGGTACCAATAGTGATGGAGGCCTTGCCCTTATAACCCTCTTCTTCCTAGCTCATGACCAATAGTGAGGGTACACAAGGTACCTCATATCTTTCTTTATCTGAGAGAAGGCTGCGAGGGATGATAAGGGTGTGTGGGTCGCCCCTCCTTCTTCCTCATATGTGATCGatgtattgaatctcgtattttgatgatgaaataaattgataattatctttatgttttaatctgcattttgagtgatggaggaacatgccagaagattggacgtcgggccggtggatcggtcgatgtatcgacagaaggcttcgagtcgtggactcgagcattgaaccaagaagagcgggtattgcgccaaggatatcggagttgcagagtcaactggccgattgggcaatatgccacaagaaaggacgatgtgccgaagaatcggacgaagtgtcgagggaccaatgacatgccggacaacttagttaattgcttaggattaattatctcgatcgaagttttgttttaagtgtgaaggattaactacgatgaaagaaagacatgcagcaggagttgcaccggagtcaagactatgatcacgttgggagttcgagagttcgacggaagtccggacggtcgtccgaggttctgcgagaacaaatccgagaagtccaggagcttgccaaagaagctcgttggaactcgccaagtggatcgtcgcaagtccaggagtttgccgaaagtccgccggagcatcgcaagttgtagtaaatgccttacgaaattcgtagttagcacgatgattaagttagaaatgggaggtgatcccattaacttaatcttggggcaattgggcccttgaaagacccaaattgggccgaatggatcagcccattcagacccagattacttggccagaggtggcaccgcctgggtcggcggtggcactgcccagggctcagtctctgagctctggctgggcggtgcaaccgcctctgacagaggtgcaaccgccccagtcaggtagtggcatcgcctgagctcggtctccgagctctggcaggaggtgcaccgcccctgacaggaggtggcaccgcccagaggctcagtcttcgagctctgccaggcggtgcaaccgccagaccccggaattccgggagatgacaattttgagctccaaattcaaactggtttggagcatataaatacccctccaatccctgggtaaaatacataagcacagagagcaaaaaaggaaagaaaagctgtagaaatcagttgagaaatccctcctctagcttaagtgttagaattctgtttaagagaggagagtgagtgcttgtaagggttgtctcctaaacccggtaaaaggagaagaggggtgtaagaaggagattgatcttcgcctagtaaaggaagatcgttagtggatgccggtggcctcgacggaagaggaatcggaggagtggatgtaggtcacgattgaccgaaccactataaactctcgtcttctctggtttgcatttaatttgagcatattatctttactgcaaacctcctcaatagcttactgccttctgcgcatttacgatcgtgtttcaaagttcagtattttccgaattggcgtttagacgtaaatccgttttatcgttcgaacatcatatttcagtttgcgcttacattttgatttccatcataactgcaaactgccttcatagacttgctttaactgcatcttgcttgatcacaagttaaagtgatttacgaatcgacttttctaccaaaatcgttcttatcgtacgaacacaattttaatcgttgaaagtttttcgctgcactaattcacccccccccccctcctcttaatgctcttgatcctaacacgatgATGATGAGAATCTACGGACCCCAACGGTGAGGGAGGCCTGTGGACGATGAATAGGGCACACGcccccccttccccttctcccaCCGGGAGCTACAGGCTATGAGGGGAGCCTATGGACAACGATCCTCACACCCTGTCCTTTCGCAACCCTCGACTACTAGGTTCGACGAGGACATAAGGCCGATGGCAAAGTCAACGATGGATCGGATGAAAATAAGGGTATAACATTATTTTCACACGATCGGAGCGTTTCTTAAAGTTGAGACactcaaaaaattcttaaaattaattttttttaaaaaaatcactcTTTAAAAgtttaagagtatttaaatctttttatataatgatgaaagaaaaaaaaaatgttattatatttattactaTTTTATACCTTCAATATGCCTAATGTTCCATCCGAAAATGATAACTATGATACGAAGGACCGAGGTCTCCTAAAAACATGCAAGTCTTCATGCCCGTTCCACATGGATTCTGCCACAATCAAAAGCTGTTCACCACCTAACTTGTGTTCATATATTGTACACGTAGAACATCCAAATCAAATGAGATTACGCCCAACACGGAGTGCACCCACCAGTGACTGTGAGCAAGCACAGATGCCAACATACACAAGACTACAACCTTTCGCCATCTGTGCGACCAGATCGAGTGCTTCGAAATGAACATGCATGTTTTATGTACATCAAGCTTTGTTCATCTTTGTTCCTCTATAATGTGGCACTGGAATTCCATGTGAAGAGATTGCGGGCTGAGATGAGAGAACTTGAAGCCAGGGCAACAAATGCTAGAAATGAGATGGCAATAGAACCGTTTGCCATGTCCATGAATTCATCAGCACCAAATCTCGATATCCAGAGATCATTGCGAGAGGCGGCTGCAGAGGATGCAGACATCAGAAGGTAAGCCAGTACCTGCAACAAGCAAGCAAAACCTTCAAGAACAGATCCAATCCGTGCAACTTAAGCACTTTGGGCTAGTAGTTATTCATATGAGTGGTTCTGCCGTCAGTTATCCTCCTGTCAGTtatccaactatttggggttggctatTTCTCCTGTATTCTTCTCAGCTTAAAGTTGAGATTAGCGATTGTTAGGTCAGTGATATCTTAATTGATTGACCATGTAATTCCATAAACCTGAGTAATGTTGTAATGATGACCTAGTATTGCAGCTTAAAGGGCATTGTTAAATCAGCCAGCATGGATCAAAATGGCAATCAGTCTGAAAGGTCATGCTCAGCTAAAGGCTTTTATGCCTTTTTGACATCCTAACCCACTTATTGTTGTAAGCTATTTCTTGTGGACTAAGCAAAAGCATAACATGGAcctaaattaaagcaaaaaaaaatcaattttttggtcGATTCAAAtgtaatgaacttgaactttctTGTCTTTCTTACAATTTCTGACACCGAAAGAATAGATGATCATACAACCAAACAAACAGTTAGCCTATGAAAAGTTACTATGAAAAGTTAATATCTAGTCATCTTAGGGAGTGCTACAATGACGAAGAAAAGAATACTTTTGTGTTCTTTTAAGCTGAGCTTAGATTGTTTTCGGAACAAGCATTGAAATACTGCATCTGGTATATAATTGCCCAACATTCACCAGttcaagaaaacaaaaacaaaggaaCTGATTACCGATGAGCGATATCAGGAAAAGAATGAAGTATTCTTAGTGTCATATACTGGCATCAACTTGAGATTAGAACTCAATTCACCTTTGTTGATCTTGAAAATAATTGCATGAAGTATGAATCATATCTGAGGAAACCCCATCTAGAGAGTTCAATCCCAAAGGATTTGTGTAAATCGACACCTCCAATGGACTTGAGGTTAATCAGTATAGGTCTCCTAACAAGAAAACTAGACCCTTTTGTTTACTGTTATATCCCTTCTCAACAGCATGGAAACCTATGTGTTGTCAATTCTTTCATATTATTCATCAATTCTAAATTGTCAAAATGCATTTAAATAAAAAAGAGACCATTCAGGGAAAATGCATTTAAATAAGCAAGCGATCATTGTCTAAATTTCTTCTACATATTCAATCTTAGAAATGAAAATATGTGTTGCATATACAGGGAAAAGCTTGAGCTGCACTAAGATCGTAAACTCAGCCCTAGCATCCTCAAAAGGCATATATAAGATCCAAAAACACTTCCCAATGGGAAAGTTAGGATAACCGAAATTTAGCCACACAAACATGTTAATATCTTGACTAAAATGTACGAGTTAATATGAAGTTGGACTATGAATGGGCGAATAATTTGTCAAAAACCTTTCTACATTTGCCCTCCgaaaattgcaaataacatatccCTCAGGCTATACCGTTTTCCTTAAAGAATCTTAATCTTAAAAGAAATGGAAGCTACTTGATTCCTTTATGCTCAGCTCAGACTGTTCTGATTCAACATTCACAAGCCCTTCGACATAAAAACATGGAACTGATGACCTGACACGTGAGATCATAATGTCCAACATGAACACCAGTCTTGTGGCTGCTAAAACATAAACTGTGTTATACAGTCCTTAAATAGTACATATGCAATTGGCTATAGGATAACACTAATTCGTAGGAAAAGAACACATCTTTTAGCCATCGGTGTGTGAGATTTTGGGAGAAGGGTTAACTCACCTGATCCATTGAGAGATCGAAGTAGTAACTTATGGGACGGCGAATGATGCGCTTCTTCAGGATCAAATAGTGGACCTTCGTGTATGCCTGAAACGCCGAGTACGCAAACGCAATCGCATTAACGCAGACCAAGTATCTGTTGTCACCAACGATCAAGAGATAATGACCATTCGATGTCGATCAAACGGACAGGAATATATCGGCCAAAAGGAACGATGACAGAGAAAGATGCTTTTGAATTGACCCAACCAATAAGACATAACGTTGGTGGAATATATCGGCCCGTACCGGTATTCACTGTAACGGCCGAAGGAGTCGCCGGCCCACCCCTCGGTCGAATCGGCGGCCATGACCGAGAAAGACACCAGGCTCAGCAGCGCCGCGGACACCCTAAGCCCGAACGCCGCCCTCGTCACCGCCCGCCGCCGCAAGATCCCCGGCACCGCCCCAAGACCACTCTCCGCCTTTCGCGCGGCGCAACAGCCGTTCCCCAGGCCTCGGTCTCCCTCTCCGCCGCTGACGGCACCTCCGACGACCTTCACATCGACCGCCATGTCCTCCTGGCTCAGCCGATCGACGATCGCCAGAGCCATCATCGCAGGCTCCGGGGACCCCGGCTTCTCGGGCGTGTTCTGAGGCGCAGGCGGCGGGGCTTCGCTCTCCGCCTCTGGGGATGGTGATCGCTCAGGGgaactcatctctctctctctctcctcgaatCGTGGGTTTGGGGATCAAAAATTTCTCTTTTATCGTCGAAGCTGGACTTTTGATCAGATTCTACGAATATGGGGAAGGGCATTAGGGAAAAGCGAAAGCCTTGAGATCGGCGATGCTTTGCTTTCGCTTTTGGGCATTTGTCGATTCCATCCTCAGCAGCAGTGCTTCAGGCAGGCGCAGTGATCACCTCTCTCGCCTGGGCCGGGGAGCACACAGACAAAAGGCGAGCTTTTCGGGTAGGAATCTTTGGTTATTTTTACGTTTGGGTGCCTGTGACAAACGATGACGACTTGACCCCATCAGCTGCAGTGTTGAGCTGAGCCGGCAATTCGGGTTGAAATTGACTCGAACCCATCCGGTCCAATTGCAATTGAGTCGTTGGGTCAGGCTGTGGTGTTACGATAGACCCGAGATTGGTATTACAACATCATTTGCATGTCATGGCCTCCCATCTAAAATCCATCAAGTTTTCATTGACGGCAACATACCACAGAATCTTAACCACAT contains the following coding sequences:
- the LOC135640280 gene encoding CASP-like protein 4A3, producing MSSPERSPSPEAESEAPPPAPQNTPEKPGSPEPAMMALAIVDRLSQEDMAVDVKVVGGAVSGGEGDRGLGNGCCAARKAESGLGAVPGILRRRAVTRAAFGLRVSAALLSLVSFSVMAADSTEGWAGDSFGRYSEYRYLVCVNAIAFAYSAFQAYTKVHYLILKKRIIRRPISYYFDLSMDQVLAYLLMSASSAAASRNDLWISRFGADEFMDMANGSIAISFLAFVALASSSLISARNLFTWNSSATL